GCTAGCACAAACAACACTTGCACATAAAGCATTCGAGCGCAATTGTCAACTGGATACGTTTTATGGGGACTACAAGGCAGCATTCGACAAACTGGTGATCATGTTATTGATTATTAAGCTAGCAAGATTTCGAATTGGCAAGAAAACGGCAAGATGGATATGGCAATACTTGATCGGCAGAACCAATTTTGTCCAGATTGGGAAATCTATATCCAGGCTATACGAGTCACCATCAGGAGTACCACCTGGAAGTTCACTGGGACCTGTATTGTTCACCATTTTCATTGATGACTTGGTCGACGTTGTGGAATTTGCTCGCACGTTACTGTTCGCTGACGACATGAAATTGGCATCAATCATACGCGACTTTGAAGATACGGTAAGGATGCAACGAGACATCGACAATGTGATCAGATGGAATGAGAGAAATCGTCTTCACTTCAACAATGACAAATGTTACATATTCAGTGCATACCGACATAATTCATCGTTCATTAAGGCTGATTATACTATGGGCAATCACGACATTGAGAGAGTTGAAGAAATTAATGATCTGGGTGTTCGGTTCAACAAATCCTATCATCCTGGACATCACATAGAACAAATGACGATCAAAGCTCGACAGATGGTTGGATGTATCAAGCACTTTTCGAACGGAAATTTCACGAAAGAAACTCAACGTATTCTATATGTGGCATATGTGCGTTCAAGACTGGAATACGCATCGACCATCTGGAATTCAACTGCACAAATATACATTGACGACATCGAGTCCGTACAGAAACAGTTCGTTATATATCTGTTGGAAAGCCGGAGCAATGCAACGACTTATAGACTGGCACCGTACGAGGATCGTTGCAAGTTGCTGAAACTGCAAAATTTGGAGAAGAGACGGACTGTAGCGGATGCCGCGTTTGCTTTCGACATCTATATGGGCAACATCAAGGATGACAtcatttcaccaaattttgtCCGGAATGAAAGCGCCTACAACCTTCGACAATCTACATTACAGCTACTGGTTGAACCAAGGGTGACGACCGAATACTTATCGAATCAACCAATAGTGCGGCTAATTAGATTGATTAATGAACACAAGACGGTCGTGAGTGAATGTGTTAATGTGATTACGTTTAAGAATAAAGTTATGGAAAGGCTAAATGACAAGTGACAGTGATATTTtgtaaagttttcaatttttgtattttgtaaagttttcaatttttgtgtaatAGATATAAGATGTATGTAATTTTATACAGCCAGGCTTGGcggtgaaataaattcaattcaattcaattgataaatgttatgttttctattgttcaaaagtcaaagaacaaaagaaaaattttgcatcTGTCTCCTTTACCTTGCTATGGAAATCTAcggtaaaaattcaaattttgggtCTTCTCTTTGAATACTGAATCAACGCAATCAGATCCGGTCCAcataacaaaattgtttcgacGGAAAGAAAgcacatcaaaattaaatggcTCTTGTGATTCTCGACACGTTATACATCTATCTACCAATTTACTAGTGCTTGCTctacttttaatttattttctattctaTTCTAATTTTGTTCATCTATCCACTATCCTGTGAATCCTGGCGTTCCATTTTACTTAacccaaaatatttctttgtacGTTTTCGGTgaaagaacaaaaacaaaatccgaTACCGTAATTGATTCATTTGAATTGTGAATAATCCGAAACGATAAACTTTTCCAATTTAGTGAAAtagaaaacttttcatttatttgattttccagTGATAAGTCCTACACACTCAAGGGAActatttcatttccatacttgCACTGCACTAAGACTGTATTACTGTATAAAAACGTACTCtggatttaaaataaataaaaacaaatgcCGAGAGCAACAGAGCGACTTAGAGATCAAGGAAAAAAACATACATTTGACCTTGTGTAGCCGCTGAAATGCTCGCTAAATGCATACATTGTAAAACGTTTCCAAGATTAGAACATTTTGGAGACCTTAGTCTTTGCatctgtgattttttttttgtagctcCTTCGAATTGATTTTATCATGCTAGAGCTACGCTTCtcagatttttttgtaattgaactttgaaaatactgaaataaataaatgaaatgaaactcGGGAGTAAATGTGAAATGTTACGATTTCGTGTGATTATtgacatcggcttcgcctcggatcaattaaaattcacatGTAACtttgacttttcacttttcctCCCTAGTGAAAAAAACCATAAATCCGAAAATCTGTGCTTCAGTTTTTCTCCTAATTTTTGATGTTCATCTGTACACTGTACGTcaatgtgcagttgaagttctCACCGCCCCattcatttcgttcaaattaaAACGTCAAATGTGCGGAGGAATCTTTAGATCCTTTGGTTTTATGGAAAGCATTGCAAGGGTATAAAAGGCGATATtaacacaaaacattttattgctcTTTTTCGTATGGCGTAAGTTGTTTTTGCAAGaacttttaataaaacaaaGCATCGCTTGTGACAATTCGAGATGCCCGTACAATTAAACGGAGTTCATTCAGACTACGATCAAAAAAACTGTTGCATaaggcgaaaaaaaaactgtatcACGGTGGAGCTGTCATTTTTAAACAAGCCATGTAATTGTTGGGTGCCAGTTAGCATCAGCACCACCATGTCACCTGTTGAATATAACCAACGGTGTCACAATAGAATGGTACAAGCTTCATCCATTTTTTGtctcaatttttaaatttggcaTTTGTGCGGAAGAAAGTTACACAAGATACGTGTGGTTACACCACTGTGTATCACTATAACTGTACGAAACGAACATACATGTACAGTCGGCTCGGCACGAACTAAAGTGACGCAATTTGGTTCAGCTGCTTTACTCATACAACCCCACCGTCTTATACGTGCTTTCACGGTTTCACTACTACCATATGCGCGTATGACTAGTaacactgcttctagcatgaacatagaaaatattcggaggctaaTGAAATCACTGAAGCCACTGCGTTTATTTTGTAACGATAAATgagttgttttctttttaagtgCCCaatccactcaacaaaaactgctccgtgagagagcgagctgtcaaataaacaaagcaaaaattgaaaaaaatcaattttttctctcacgCGGAgtaattttttggtaagaggaaactaagcattatacatacaatacaaacaaccctaagcggtagctcttatcactaaataAGACTCctaatttgacacttgtcaattcagacTTCATGCTAGAAACGGTGATCTGCAAAGCACATTGCTACTGAACTAAACTCGTATAAAAACTTATGAtacactttaaaacattttggtccaaaaaaatatgaaaaaccacttaaaacagcaaagatatctcaattttagttttcatttccatactaaatcgcaaaatagaaaaactgacagatcgtaacaaaggggaaaaaagctctctctgacgtatacttatacgactaatggcgtggactGTTGGTTTGAGCTTTGAAAGAGCGTCAGTCCAGACTAGTTTATTGCGTTATCAGGGTTTGAATGTTTTGACCGTTTTGACACTGTTTGAGTTTGTACTTCGGGTGAGAAACCGTTGTAACGAATTGTTATTTGTAAGACATTGGAATGTATTCTTCCTTGCGTTTGGGTTTTTTTTAGCAAGGCAATCCCTTGGCTAGGGAATATGTTTTGGATGTTATTACGATTGCTTATTTGTTTCACAATTGGTAACATGCATTCGCAACCGAAACTAAAACTTTAAAACGAATAAAACAGCTTACAATGTGTACGAGTCTGAATCTGAACCATTATGAACATCCAACTCAACACAAGAGACATaaagttttaaaatgaatgaaaagctCTGCACGGTTGTATTACCCatctgaattttttattttaactaatCTATCCGCAAGACACGCTATTTTTACTACAAATGTAATGCCTTGCCATGCGAATATTCTTTTTAATAAGCAATTTGTGGAAActgaaagaaatttaattacgCGTTCCAGCGAATATGCTTTGAAGTTATTACATTCAAAGCTTTCTACAGTTGGAGACACGATGCGGATTCACTTGATGCGACCATGATAAACTGTGGTTTAGGATTAATTTACATTCTATTGTAGCGGTTGTTTTCGTCAAGCGAGCACTTGCTTTTTCATCATTGCCCTCAACCTCAACACTCATTTTAACCTAACTCAATTTCTACGAAAGTACAAATCCGCTGTAGCCATCCTTAGCTGAATCCTCCAATATTGAAACATACCGTGGAATGCCTCCCAGAAAAATGAGCGTCTCTTTTGTTTTACCTGGAATATTGGCGCCTTGATACCATGACTCGGCCTCCGGAAGTAGAGACATGTTCCACACTTCTGTAAccattttcttccaatttcgTTCTGCCTCTTGGGTAGCAACGACTTTGCTCATTTTATTCGTGCGCATGTATACCAACAGCCTGATAATCCAGTCGCCTTGAATTTCTGCTAGACTAGGCCCGTTGGCGAAAGAGGTTGGTGCTTGTGGACCATATAAGAAAAACATGTTCGGAAAATCGGCCGTTGTCATACCTACATTCGTGCACACCCCTTTCCTCCATTTGTCTTTGAGTGATTTGCGTTCGTCATTTTTTATGTCAATATTGAGAATTGCTCCGGTGAGAGCGTCAAATCCGGTTGCAAATATTATGACGTCTACTTTGACTTCTCCTTCTGAAACGGTTTCAATGCCATCCGCAGTCATTCCAATGATAGGGGACTTACGTACGTCAATAATGTCAACGTTGTTTTGGTTGAACACCTCGTAATAGTTTTGTTCCAGTGAATTTCGTTTGGCACCGAATGGATGGGGTGCGATTAATGGCGCTAAAATATCCTTTTTTATTGGATCATTGATACGCGCTCTCGTCACCTCACACCAGAATTCATAGGCTGCACTGTTGACTTCCCGATTCAATAGAAGATCTCGGTAATTTGCgcaaataaaatggaaaccACCGCGTCTGAATAAATCTTCAAATACGATACGACGTTCCTCCGGCGTAGCATTAGCACCGTCAAGCTGTATGCTTTCCATATCTAATCCAGAGTAAGTAGTGCGTGAATATGTTAAGATTTCCTGCCTCTGTTTATCAGAAGGAAACGTCCAATTTGTCTGATCTTCAATAATTGACTGCTGCATTGGTAACGCAATATTGGGAGTTCGTTGATAAACAGTGAGATGATTAACTTTAGGGGCAATTTCCTGAATGACTTGAATACCGCTGGCACCTGTTCCGATTACAGCTACACGTTTCCCTTCAAGGTTCAAGTCTTTCGGCCACAAACTTGTGTGACACGTAACACCCTTGAACTGGTCCAAACCGGGAAATGACGGAGTGTATCTGAAATCCGCAGCACCAGTGCATAGAAGCAAGGTACTAGCCCAGGTGACTCTACCATCAATATTCGTTTTCACAAGCCATTGGTTGCGCTTGCCACAAAATTCGGCAGAAGTTACCGTTGTGTTGAAATAAATGTCTTTGCTCAGATTCAGTTTACAGTCCACATGCTTGAAATATCTCTCAAGTTCTGCTTGCCCCGGAAATCTTTCCGACCAATCGAATCCCTTCCATATGTCGTCTTGTGAATATTGGTAAAATGTGTGATCGCTGTCTACTCGAACGCCTGGATAACGATTCCAGTACCACGTTCCACCTATGTCAGAACCTCTCTCATATACTTTTGCAGCAAAGCCTAGCTTACGAAGTTTCTGTAGTAAGTGCAGACCACTGAATCCAGCACCGACGATTAGAGTGTCAATTGAGTTTGAAGCTGCCATACTAaagaaaccgaaaatttaaattgtgatTGTGGCTTCCACAGACAAAGACTGAATTAACAAAGATAGACCAAGTTTGTGATTTTCTTTGCTCtattgatttttattaaaagcgCAACGTAGCACTGCTGTTGAATTGTTCGAACTAAACAAAGAATGCTGCAATCAGGTGTgttaaaaaatatcaattcgAAAAGATAAGAAAAATCGTTGATTATTAGCCAGAGCTCaccgcttatttttgtcacgGCTGGCGGAAGCATGTGACAGAGCAAGTGTGGAGTATTTGATCTTAGTCGTCTGAGGTCACTGATTGAGTACTAAAATGtgtcaaatttgttttgtgaCTGTTTCGCCTGATATTTTTTTACAGACGGGAAGCGTATCTTTAGGACAGGCATCAAATGGGAAATTATACTCGACGAATTATGTGTTCACCTACAAGAGGGAGGTATCAGAACAACAACGAaccaaatcaatcaaaatatgtctcaggcacagcactgctactagcatgaacactgaattgacaagtgtcaaatttggaggctttagtgatacgagctaccgcttaggattgtttgtattgtatgtgtcatacaacgaaaacacgTCATATCTGTACTTTCTATGTTCGTGCTATGTTCGTGCTATGTTCGTGCTATGTTCGTAGCAGTGCTGTGTCTCAGGTCTTCTTTTTCGTTGTCGTCTACACTGCCTTGCACCTTCTTCTTCTGATTGTCATCATCTTGTTTTTGTTCTTATTATTTCTTTCTTGTATCTTCATTCTTTTTCTACTTcctcttcttttatttttcttgtccTTTTCCTTTATTTTGTCCATTAAACTTTACTGAAGTTATAGCCGCATATAACTTTTAACTGTTTCTTATTCA
This region of Bradysia coprophila strain Holo2 chromosome IV, BU_Bcop_v1, whole genome shotgun sequence genomic DNA includes:
- the LOC119066613 gene encoding baeyer-Villiger monooxygenase-like, producing the protein MAASNSIDTLIVGAGFSGLHLLQKLRKLGFAAKVYERGSDIGGTWYWNRYPGVRVDSDHTFYQYSQDDIWKGFDWSERFPGQAELERYFKHVDCKLNLSKDIYFNTTVTSAEFCGKRNQWLVKTNIDGRVTWASTLLLCTGAADFRYTPSFPGLDQFKGVTCHTSLWPKDLNLEGKRVAVIGTGASGIQVIQEIAPKVNHLTVYQRTPNIALPMQQSIIEDQTNWTFPSDKQRQEILTYSRTTYSGLDMESIQLDGANATPEERRIVFEDLFRRGGFHFICANYRDLLLNREVNSAAYEFWCEVTRARINDPIKKDILAPLIAPHPFGAKRNSLEQNYYEVFNQNNVDIIDVRKSPIIGMTADGIETVSEGEVKVDVIIFATGFDALTGAILNIDIKNDERKSLKDKWRKGVCTNVGMTTADFPNMFFLYGPQAPTSFANGPSLAEIQGDWIIRLLVYMRTNKMSKVVATQEAERNWKKMVTEVWNMSLLPEAESWYQGANIPGKTKETLIFLGGIPRYVSILEDSAKDGYSGFVLS